One segment of Ignavibacteriales bacterium DNA contains the following:
- a CDS encoding TIGR00282 family metallophosphoesterase: protein MSSINLLFVGDVIGQPGMDIVQTWLPGLIQKHKADFVIVNGENLSDGKGCTDKEGPKLFDIGVNVITGGNHTWDKHQSQDYLKAEPRSLRPLNYPRGTHGNGYHIADTKKGKVAVISLQGRTFMTAIECPFRTMDWILTRIKQETKVVFVDFHAEATAEKMAMGLYLDGKISAIVGTHTHIQTSDERILPNGTGYITDVGMTGPYDSVIGMKSSAAINRFLFATPQKYETAKDNVHLTGMFFKIDTETGKTLELERIFFPEFDKIIVDKDAQSSAAQN, encoded by the coding sequence ATGAGTTCAATTAATTTATTATTTGTTGGGGATGTAATAGGTCAACCCGGAATGGATATTGTACAAACTTGGCTTCCGGGTTTAATCCAAAAACATAAAGCTGATTTTGTCATTGTGAATGGTGAAAATCTGTCTGATGGAAAAGGCTGTACTGATAAAGAAGGCCCAAAACTTTTTGATATTGGCGTAAATGTTATCACCGGTGGAAATCACACTTGGGATAAACATCAATCTCAAGATTATCTAAAAGCTGAACCTCGTTCGCTGCGCCCACTTAATTATCCACGTGGCACACACGGAAATGGTTATCATATTGCTGATACAAAAAAAGGAAAAGTTGCGGTTATTAGTTTACAAGGAAGAACTTTTATGACTGCAATCGAATGCCCCTTTAGAACGATGGATTGGATACTTACAAGAATTAAACAAGAAACTAAAGTTGTGTTTGTAGATTTTCACGCAGAAGCTACTGCTGAAAAAATGGCAATGGGTCTTTATTTAGATGGGAAAATTAGTGCTATTGTTGGAACTCATACACACATTCAAACTTCTGATGAAAGAATTTTACCAAACGGTACAGGCTACATCACAGATGTTGGAATGACGGGACCATATGATTCTGTAATTGGAATGAAATCCAGTGCAGCAATTAATAGATTTTTATTTGCAACACCGCAGAAGTATGAAACAGCTAAAGACAATGTTCACTTAACAGGAATGTTTTTTAAGATTGACACTGAAACTGGAAAAACTTTAGAGCTGGAAAGAATTTTCTTTCCGGAATTTGATAAAATAATTGTAGACAAAGATGCTCAATCATCCGCTGCCCAGAATTGA
- a CDS encoding GIY-YIG nuclease family protein — MKFENPLDIPLEKAAFSVVDVETTGLSANKNRVIEIALVKIENLKITDKLNYLINPQTYIPPFITSLTGISNDDIIGAPIFSEIVDEIISFTDNTILTAHNFSFDSSFLNTEFMISGREFINENSCCTLKIARKIYPTLKSKSLSSVAQSLNLKNTNAHRALGDAEITAKVLIKMIKDLQKSDSIKTVGELLSYQMGLNESPLLNIKKELQEDYRALPNAPGIYYFTNKKDEIIYVGKAKSIRDRVKTYFSTSAPRKAQKIVKQAARLRHIITNSELTALLTEAETIKILEPKHNAQLKKFGNKYFIRITHTHKAPAIELTNHFDFDGNDYFGLFISRKRAVEIIEFIHKAFAIRECTDKEFKKSKTCFLYDIHRCTGPCIEIEKNKKDHSDELEKIYDFLYGKNQFALDRLLNKMKDYSTKQKYEQAAEIKDLVDFILDQTHKSSILAEPVNRANVLFEIYSRFENDYVLMLEGKFYIKKYIHDKKDKFEQALDDYYSDTIKSDSNPTEEDLEKMKITLNWLIKNRNQVKVFYLKDYFSKNELFENISRTFDKINGETEKVIQVKDDPTYDYDF, encoded by the coding sequence ATGAAATTTGAGAATCCTTTAGATATTCCATTAGAAAAAGCCGCATTTAGTGTTGTGGATGTTGAGACCACGGGATTATCTGCAAATAAAAATAGGGTTATTGAGATAGCCTTAGTTAAAATTGAGAACTTAAAGATTACCGATAAACTTAATTATTTAATTAATCCACAAACTTACATTCCACCTTTCATTACTTCGTTAACAGGAATTAGTAATGATGATATTATTGGTGCCCCAATTTTTTCAGAAATTGTTGACGAGATAATTTCTTTTACTGATAACACAATCTTAACCGCACATAATTTTTCTTTTGATTCTTCATTTTTGAACACAGAATTTATGATTTCAGGACGCGAATTTATTAATGAAAACTCCTGCTGCACTTTAAAGATTGCACGAAAAATTTATCCTACTTTAAAAAGTAAATCGCTTAGTTCTGTTGCCCAATCATTAAATCTAAAAAACACAAATGCACACCGTGCTTTGGGCGATGCTGAAATTACTGCAAAAGTTCTTATAAAGATGATTAAAGACTTACAGAAAAGTGATAGTATTAAGACTGTAGGTGAATTACTTTCATATCAAATGGGATTGAATGAATCTCCTCTGTTAAATATAAAAAAAGAACTTCAGGAGGATTATAGAGCTTTACCAAATGCACCTGGGATTTATTATTTCACAAATAAAAAAGATGAAATAATTTATGTGGGGAAAGCAAAATCAATTCGTGATAGAGTTAAAACATATTTTTCAACTTCTGCTCCGCGCAAAGCACAAAAGATTGTTAAACAAGCGGCCAGATTAAGGCATATAATTACAAATAGTGAACTAACGGCACTGCTAACTGAAGCTGAAACAATTAAAATTTTAGAGCCAAAACATAATGCACAACTAAAAAAATTTGGCAATAAGTATTTCATTCGTATTACACACACTCACAAAGCACCTGCAATTGAGTTAACAAATCATTTTGATTTTGATGGGAACGATTATTTTGGGTTATTTATTTCACGCAAAAGAGCAGTTGAGATTATTGAATTTATACACAAAGCATTTGCCATTAGAGAATGTACGGATAAAGAATTTAAGAAAAGTAAAACTTGTTTTCTTTATGATATTCATCGCTGTACCGGCCCATGTATTGAGATAGAAAAAAACAAAAAAGATCATTCGGATGAATTGGAAAAAATATACGATTTTCTTTATGGAAAAAATCAATTTGCTTTGGATAGACTGTTAAATAAAATGAAAGACTATTCTACAAAACAAAAGTATGAGCAAGCTGCCGAGATAAAAGATTTAGTTGATTTTATTTTAGACCAAACGCATAAATCTTCGATACTTGCTGAGCCTGTAAATCGTGCTAATGTTTTGTTTGAAATATATTCTCGTTTTGAAAACGATTACGTGTTAATGCTGGAGGGAAAGTTTTATATAAAAAAATATATACACGATAAGAAAGACAAGTTTGAACAAGCATTGGATGATTACTACAGTGATACTATTAAATCTGACTCAAATCCAACTGAAGAAGATTTAGAAAAAATGAAAATTACTTTAAACTGGTTGATTAAAAATAGAAATCAAGTGAAAGTTTTTTATTTAAAAGACTATTTTTCAAAAAATGAATTGTTTGAAAATATTTCACGCACTTTTGATAAAATAAATGGAGAAACAGAAAAAGTTATTCAAGTAAAAGATGATCCAACTTATGATTATGATTTTTAG
- a CDS encoding MATE family efflux transporter, whose protein sequence is MNPKQLKDIKTEISKTIKLAYPVIIGQLGIIMMGVVDSMMVGRLGSVPLAAASLGNSLIFLILIIGIGSSIVVSPLVAILVGGKRFSECGIYFRQSLLVNIILSLLMVGIILISVNYIKYLNQPPEVIESTIIYMTIVGFSAIPLMLFQTYKQFIEGLSIMKPAMIISLLANIINAFANWILIFGKFGFPQLGLAGAAWATFLSRVFMVIVIMIYVMRNKKFKQYDVTFHFRGINIPVMKKLLSLGLPSGFQYFFEVGAFTFAVIMIGWIGSNELAAHQIAINLASISFMAVLGISQAASIRVGNAMGEQNIPNVRKAGFTAIGLGAAIMSIAGLTFILLNKFLPTLYIDDKAVISIASRLIIIAALFQLSDGTQAVGIGVLRGLTDVKGPTIITFVAYWIISLPIAYLLAFKFNLGVDGVWIGLLIGLTVSAILLTMRFNHKSKKIIHI, encoded by the coding sequence ATGAATCCAAAGCAATTAAAAGATATTAAAACAGAGATATCCAAAACTATCAAATTAGCATACCCCGTAATTATTGGGCAACTAGGAATAATTATGATGGGTGTTGTAGATAGTATGATGGTAGGAAGACTTGGGTCTGTTCCACTCGCAGCAGCATCTCTTGGGAACAGTTTGATTTTTTTAATTTTAATTATTGGAATCGGCAGTTCAATTGTTGTAAGTCCATTGGTTGCAATTCTTGTTGGCGGAAAGCGGTTTTCTGAATGTGGAATTTATTTTAGACAATCACTTTTAGTAAATATTATTCTTTCTTTATTGATGGTTGGAATAATTTTAATCAGTGTAAATTATATTAAATACTTAAACCAACCACCGGAAGTGATTGAATCAACAATTATTTATATGACAATCGTTGGATTTTCTGCAATTCCACTTATGCTATTTCAGACCTATAAACAATTCATTGAAGGTTTATCGATAATGAAACCTGCAATGATAATTTCACTGTTGGCAAACATTATAAATGCATTTGCTAATTGGATTTTAATTTTTGGCAAATTTGGTTTCCCGCAACTTGGTTTGGCTGGAGCAGCATGGGCAACTTTTTTATCGCGAGTTTTTATGGTTATTGTGATTATGATTTATGTTATGCGGAATAAAAAATTCAAACAATATGATGTAACATTTCATTTTCGTGGAATCAATATTCCAGTAATGAAAAAACTTCTTAGTTTAGGCCTACCAAGCGGATTCCAATATTTCTTTGAAGTTGGAGCATTTACTTTTGCTGTTATTATGATTGGATGGATTGGTTCAAATGAGCTTGCGGCGCATCAGATTGCAATAAATCTTGCTTCAATATCTTTTATGGCTGTACTTGGAATTTCACAAGCCGCAAGCATTCGAGTTGGAAACGCAATGGGTGAACAAAATATTCCAAATGTTCGCAAAGCCGGGTTTACTGCAATCGGTCTTGGCGCAGCAATTATGTCGATAGCTGGACTAACTTTTATTTTATTAAATAAATTTTTACCGACCTTATATATCGATGATAAGGCAGTAATATCGATTGCATCAAGACTAATAATTATCGCAGCGTTGTTTCAACTTTCTGATGGAACACAAGCAGTTGGGATTGGTGTTTTGCGAGGCTTAACTGATGTTAAAGGTCCTACAATTATCACATTCGTTGCGTATTGGATTATAAGTCTTCCAATTGCTTATTTACTGGCATTTAAATTTAATTTAGGAGTTGATGGTGTTTGGATAGGTTTGTTAATCGGACTTACGGTTTCGGCAATTCTTTTGACTATGCGATTTAATCATAAAAGTAAAAAGATTATCCATATCTAA
- a CDS encoding nucleoside 2-deoxyribosyltransferase — MSKIVSPNINAFLNTLRKEKVNYYPLAELGVHPKIKEQFLSKSILNLKDEIQFWHQAGYDYVKLQPKADFNPMRIGLGNNVSYNDDGTIFRKWASENNGVISNLDDFQKYVFPSISDFDFSNFEKIKSILPDGMGVVGQYGDIFTMTWEMMGFESFSIALFENEDLVKTLNDHLGERVLCMFEYFAQSDVVNAIWYSDDIAYTNSLMVSPAILDKYFFPWLIKIGDLAKKYNKPFIFHSDGILYDVIDKIIDCGVDAIHPIEPKAMNIADVKKRYGNKLCLIGNIDVDLLSRGTTDEIKNNVYKNIEEAGLNGGYCVGSGNSIPEYVKLENYMAMIETVKEINSNL; from the coding sequence ATGTCAAAAATCGTTAGTCCAAATATCAATGCATTTTTAAATACATTAAGAAAAGAAAAAGTTAACTACTACCCACTTGCTGAACTTGGTGTTCATCCAAAAATAAAAGAACAATTCCTTTCAAAAAGTATTTTAAACCTAAAAGATGAAATTCAGTTTTGGCATCAAGCAGGATATGATTATGTAAAACTTCAGCCAAAAGCGGATTTCAACCCAATGAGAATAGGATTAGGCAATAATGTTTCATACAACGATGATGGAACTATTTTTAGAAAATGGGCTTCAGAAAATAACGGTGTGATTTCAAATTTGGATGACTTTCAGAAATATGTGTTTCCATCAATCTCTGATTTTGATTTTTCAAATTTCGAAAAAATCAAATCAATATTACCCGATGGAATGGGTGTTGTTGGACAATACGGAGATATTTTTACAATGACATGGGAGATGATGGGATTTGAATCGTTTTCCATTGCATTATTTGAAAATGAAGATCTCGTTAAGACACTTAATGATCATTTGGGCGAGCGAGTATTATGTATGTTTGAATATTTTGCACAGTCTGATGTTGTAAATGCAATTTGGTACAGTGATGATATTGCATATACAAATAGTCTTATGGTTTCTCCCGCTATTCTTGATAAATATTTTTTCCCTTGGTTAATAAAAATTGGTGATTTAGCAAAAAAATATAACAAACCTTTTATATTCCACTCAGATGGAATTTTATATGATGTGATTGATAAAATAATTGATTGCGGAGTAGACGCAATTCATCCAATAGAACCAAAGGCGATGAACATTGCTGATGTAAAAAAGCGATATGGAAATAAGTTGTGCCTTATTGGAAATATTGATGTTGATTTGCTTTCCAGGGGAACAACGGATGAAATAAAAAATAATGTTTATAAGAATATTGAAGAAGCTGGTTTAAATGGTGGTTACTGCGTAGGATCAGGAAATTCTATTCCGGAATACGTTAAACTTGAAAATTATATGGCTATGATTGAAACTGTTAAAGAAATTAATTCTAATCTTTAA
- a CDS encoding homocysteine S-methyltransferase family protein has translation MHKISDIVSNDILLTSDGAWGTYLFKKGLVNGSCPEEWNLTHPDDVFDIANSYVQAGADIISTNSFGANSFKLAQYNLQDKLAEICKISAEISRKAAGKNKFVMASLGPTGKFLIMGDVTKEELYNSFARQATAFESGGADAVCIETFYDLDEAEQAIKAVKENTSLEVICTFTFDKTETGIKTLMGITPQAMAEKLIICGADIIGANCGAGFKDMIEIVKNIREVSSVIPIIIQANAGLPIIEKGNLIYSETPEIIKEIIPEIIQAGANIIGGCCGTTPDHIKVISEIINEYNLNRS, from the coding sequence ATGCATAAGATTTCAGATATTGTAAGTAACGACATACTGCTAACATCCGATGGAGCTTGGGGAACTTATCTATTCAAAAAAGGATTGGTAAATGGAAGTTGTCCTGAGGAGTGGAATCTTACACATCCAGACGATGTTTTTGATATTGCTAACAGTTATGTACAAGCTGGCGCAGATATAATTTCAACAAATAGTTTTGGCGCAAATTCATTTAAGCTTGCTCAATACAATCTTCAAGATAAGCTTGCTGAAATTTGTAAGATTTCGGCAGAGATCTCTCGAAAAGCTGCAGGTAAGAACAAATTTGTAATGGCTTCACTTGGGCCAACTGGTAAATTTTTAATTATGGGTGATGTTACTAAAGAAGAATTGTATAATTCATTTGCGAGACAGGCAACTGCGTTTGAGAGTGGTGGCGCTGATGCCGTTTGTATAGAAACTTTTTATGATTTAGATGAGGCTGAGCAAGCGATAAAAGCTGTTAAAGAAAATACTTCATTAGAGGTAATTTGTACTTTTACATTTGATAAAACTGAGACCGGGATAAAAACTCTAATGGGAATCACTCCTCAAGCAATGGCAGAAAAATTAATTATTTGTGGTGCTGATATTATTGGTGCAAATTGTGGTGCCGGATTTAAGGATATGATTGAAATTGTAAAAAATATAAGAGAGGTTTCCAGTGTAATTCCAATAATAATTCAAGCCAACGCGGGTTTACCGATAATAGAAAAAGGAAACTTAATTTATTCTGAAACTCCAGAGATAATAAAAGAAATTATTCCTGAAATCATCCAAGCAGGTGCAAATATTATCGGCGGATGTTGCGGTACAACTCCGGATCATATTAAAGTAATTTCTGAAATTATTAATGAGTATAACCTTAATCGGTCTTAA
- a CDS encoding corrinoid protein yields MQETLHQLSLCIEKGRINKDSNYPTDMKGQFGAVELTQQALSEGISAQDVLNIGFLTGMKKVGDKFKDGKIFLPEVLISAKAMRNSMELLKPYFQSGEINYKGKVIMGTVTGDLHDIGKSIVKMVLEGGGWQVIDLGTNVPAEKFIEAIKTNSVKVVGLSALLTTTMQNMNEIIRKIKLETKDVFVVVGGAPVTKVFADSVNADEYFPDPQGMLDYLNLHIKI; encoded by the coding sequence ATGCAAGAAACACTTCATCAACTAAGCCTTTGTATCGAAAAGGGAAGAATAAACAAAGATTCAAATTACCCAACAGATATGAAAGGACAATTCGGTGCGGTGGAATTAACTCAACAAGCTTTAAGCGAAGGTATATCTGCACAAGATGTTTTGAATATTGGCTTCTTAACCGGGATGAAAAAAGTCGGTGATAAATTTAAAGATGGAAAAATATTTCTACCTGAAGTTCTCATCTCGGCAAAAGCAATGAGAAATTCAATGGAATTATTAAAACCGTATTTCCAATCAGGGGAAATAAATTATAAAGGTAAAGTAATTATGGGTACTGTTACAGGCGATTTACATGATATTGGGAAAAGTATTGTTAAAATGGTTTTAGAGGGAGGTGGCTGGCAAGTTATAGATTTAGGGACAAATGTACCGGCGGAAAAATTTATTGAAGCCATAAAAACTAACTCTGTTAAAGTAGTTGGATTAAGTGCTTTACTTACAACCACTATGCAAAATATGAATGAGATTATTCGAAAAATAAAATTAGAAACAAAAGATGTTTTTGTAGTTGTTGGCGGTGCACCTGTTACAAAAGTTTTTGCAGATTCAGTAAACGCTGATGAGTATTTCCCTGACCCACAAGGAATGCTTGATTATCTAAATCTGCATATAAAAATTTAA
- a CDS encoding amino acid permease, with translation MNKPKTELVRGLTLTAAIMIAAGSMIGSGIFRKPATMAGQLMSPELLLIVWLVAGIITFIGALCNAEVAGMIDATGGQYVYFQKMYGNFVSYLYGWSVFAVIQTGAQAAIAYVFGEYICYFVKFPNLPASLQNFSFYIPIVGNIFPLAEYGAKLSAIICILFLTGINYVGVMFGGAVQTLITYIKIGSMVLLSVLLLTSGVGSINNLSSGFVIPNAISSNLFTVLGLAIAGAFGLTMVGII, from the coding sequence ATGAATAAACCCAAAACAGAACTTGTTCGCGGATTAACATTAACTGCCGCCATTATGATTGCTGCAGGCTCAATGATTGGTTCAGGTATATTCAGAAAGCCAGCAACAATGGCTGGTCAACTGATGTCACCAGAATTGCTTCTTATTGTATGGTTAGTTGCCGGTATCATTACTTTTATTGGAGCGCTTTGTAACGCAGAAGTTGCTGGTATGATAGATGCAACCGGCGGACAGTATGTTTACTTTCAGAAAATGTATGGAAATTTTGTTTCCTACTTGTACGGATGGTCTGTTTTTGCTGTAATCCAAACGGGTGCACAGGCTGCAATCGCTTACGTGTTTGGTGAATATATTTGTTACTTCGTTAAATTTCCTAATTTACCAGCCTCTCTACAGAATTTTTCTTTTTATATACCAATTGTTGGAAACATTTTCCCTCTTGCGGAGTATGGTGCAAAGTTATCTGCTATCATTTGTATTCTATTTTTAACGGGAATCAATTATGTAGGCGTGATGTTTGGTGGAGCTGTTCAAACATTAATTACATATATAAAAATTGGTTCAATGGTTCTGTTATCTGTACTTTTATTGACAAGTGGTGTTGGCAGTATAAATAATTTGTCATCCGGATTCGTAATTCCAAATGCAATTTCATCAAACTTATTTACTGTATTGGGGTTGGCGATTGCAGGTGCTTTTGGGCTTACGATGGTTGGAATAATTTAA
- a CDS encoding amino acid permease: MRIRNSKCNFIKLIYCIGVGDCRCFWAYDGWNNLTFVAGEIKQPQRNVPLGLLFGTLIVIVVYMLINAAYLYVLPIDIMAKSPLVAASAAEVVFGSSGAALISIAVIISTFGALNGSILATARVCFAMARNNMFIKSLDKIHPKFATPHTSLVAQGLWSCLLVLSGSFDTITDYVMFADGYSICLALME; encoded by the coding sequence ATCCGGATTCGTAATTCCAAATGCAATTTCATCAAACTTATTTACTGTATTGGGGTTGGCGATTGCAGGTGCTTTTGGGCTTACGATGGTTGGAATAATTTAACATTTGTAGCAGGCGAAATTAAGCAGCCTCAGCGAAATGTTCCGCTTGGATTGTTATTTGGTACGCTGATAGTGATAGTAGTTTATATGCTAATTAATGCAGCTTACCTGTATGTACTTCCAATTGATATAATGGCAAAATCACCATTAGTTGCCGCATCAGCTGCAGAAGTAGTTTTTGGATCAAGCGGTGCAGCATTAATTTCAATAGCTGTAATTATTTCAACTTTTGGAGCACTTAATGGAAGCATACTTGCAACTGCAAGAGTTTGTTTTGCTATGGCAAGAAACAATATGTTTATTAAGAGCTTAGATAAGATTCATCCAAAATTTGCAACACCGCACACTTCACTCGTTGCTCAAGGATTATGGTCTTGTCTGCTTGTTCTTTCCGGTAGTTTTGATACAATTACAGATTACGTAATGTTTGCAGATGGTTATTCTATATGCTTGGCGCTTATGGAGTAA
- a CDS encoding sulfite exporter TauE/SafE family protein: MPKEVLFIILGLLAGTFSGVIGLGGGVIIVPALVFLFGLSQQQAQGTTLALMVPPIGILAAYAYYQQGFVDLKIAALICVGFIIGGWLGAKLAVNLSQNVLQKIFAVSLFLISIKMFFSK, from the coding sequence ATGCCAAAAGAAGTTCTATTTATAATTCTTGGGTTATTAGCTGGAACATTTAGCGGTGTAATTGGCTTAGGCGGCGGTGTAATAATTGTACCAGCTTTAGTTTTTTTATTTGGACTATCTCAGCAGCAAGCACAAGGTACAACTTTAGCCCTAATGGTTCCGCCAATTGGAATACTTGCAGCTTATGCATACTATCAACAAGGATTTGTTGATTTAAAAATCGCCGCACTAATTTGTGTGGGTTTTATAATTGGCGGCTGGTTAGGCGCTAAATTAGCCGTAAATCTATCTCAAAATGTTCTTCAAAAAATATTTGCAGTATCTTTATTTTTAATATCAATAAAAATGTTTTTTTCAAAGTAG
- a CDS encoding response regulator, whose protein sequence is MELTLKRNIKILIVEDDELNIKMISSFLKDKYEIEAARSGDEALKKSVDDHFDIFLMDIGLKKEMSGLDVTAKLRKTSEYKNTPIIAITAYALSGDREKILSAGCSHYLSKPFTKQQLLHLLGKIVNDIEKMD, encoded by the coding sequence ATGGAATTAACTCTAAAAAGAAATATTAAAATTCTTATAGTTGAAGATGACGAACTTAATATTAAGATGATTTCATCTTTTCTTAAGGACAAATATGAGATTGAAGCTGCACGATCAGGGGATGAAGCACTAAAGAAATCCGTTGATGATCATTTTGATATTTTTTTAATGGACATTGGACTAAAAAAAGAAATGAGTGGATTAGATGTTACAGCAAAACTTAGAAAAACCTCTGAATATAAAAACACACCAATAATTGCAATAACAGCCTATGCGCTTTCTGGTGATAGAGAAAAGATTTTAAGTGCAGGATGTTCACATTATTTATCAAAACCTTTTACAAAACAACAATTATTACATCTATTAGGAAAAATTGTAAATGATATTGAGAAGATGGATTAA
- a CDS encoding UpxY family transcription antiterminator, producing MTDKQITKYWYVLYTHSRCEFKVEESFKAQGITVFLPVKKAIKKWSDRAKEIISPLFTGYIFINATEKERLISLENKQVTRCLSDAGKPSIVPDWQIENLQKMIIVNPRINVIDGFYKGTLVEINSGPFKGIRGVIVNIDNKSHLAISIELINRTVLVHLNSETSINKL from the coding sequence ATGACAGATAAACAAATCACTAAATATTGGTATGTCCTTTACACTCATTCTCGTTGTGAGTTTAAAGTTGAAGAATCGTTCAAGGCTCAAGGTATCACAGTCTTTCTACCTGTAAAAAAGGCTATAAAAAAATGGAGTGATAGAGCAAAAGAAATCATCTCGCCTTTATTTACTGGTTATATTTTTATAAATGCTACAGAAAAAGAAAGACTAATCTCACTTGAAAATAAGCAAGTAACACGATGTCTATCAGACGCAGGTAAACCTTCAATTGTACCAGACTGGCAAATAGAAAATTTACAAAAAATGATTATTGTAAATCCTAGAATAAATGTTATCGACGGTTTTTATAAAGGGACATTAGTTGAAATAAATTCTGGACCTTTTAAAGGCATTCGAGGGGTGATTGTTAATATTGATAATAAAAGCCATTTGGCGATTTCTATAGAACTCATAAACAGAACAGTACTTGTCCATTTAAATAGTGAGACATCGATTAATAAATTATGA
- the kduD gene encoding 2-dehydro-3-deoxy-D-gluconate 5-dehydrogenase KduD, whose amino-acid sequence MLDKFKLDGKTAIVTGSNQGIGQAYAQALAEAGADIIGVSFQSDFTETEKIIGATGRKFKSYVADFSDRDSIYQFIKDVKSDFNKIDILVNNAGMILRKPISEHPDEYWDKVIDVNLSAQFILTREFGKEMAERGYGKIVFIASLLSFQGGITVPGYAASKGGIKQLTMAFANEWASKGVTVNAIAPGYIATENTKALREDAVRNKSILDRIPAGRWGTPEDLMGTIIFLCSDASNYLNGSVVTVDGGWMGR is encoded by the coding sequence TGTCACAGGATCAAATCAAGGAATTGGCCAGGCTTATGCTCAAGCACTTGCAGAAGCTGGTGCAGATATAATTGGAGTTTCATTTCAAAGTGATTTTACAGAAACAGAAAAAATTATTGGTGCAACAGGAAGGAAATTTAAATCATATGTGGCGGATTTTTCTGATCGTGATTCAATTTATCAATTTATCAAAGATGTAAAATCTGATTTTAATAAGATTGATATTCTTGTAAACAATGCTGGAATGATTTTACGTAAACCAATCTCAGAACATCCTGATGAATACTGGGATAAAGTAATTGATGTTAATCTTTCCGCACAGTTTATTCTTACAAGAGAATTCGGGAAAGAAATGGCGGAACGGGGCTATGGCAAAATTGTTTTCATTGCTTCATTACTTTCTTTTCAAGGTGGAATTACTGTCCCGGGTTACGCTGCATCTAAGGGTGGAATAAAACAATTAACTATGGCTTTCGCAAATGAATGGGCATCAAAAGGAGTAACCGTAAATGCAATTGCTCCTGGATACATCGCGACAGAAAATACAAAAGCGCTTCGTGAGGATGCTGTAAGAAATAAATCTATATTGGATAGAATTCCTGCCGGAAGATGGGGAACACCAGAAGATTTAATGGGCACAATAATTTTTCTTTGCTCAGATGCTTCAAATTATCTCAATGGTAGCGTTGTTACGGTTGATGGCGGGTGGATGGGCAGATGA